A window from Moritella yayanosii encodes these proteins:
- the alaS gene encoding alanine--tRNA ligase — translation MTMSTAEIRNAFLDYFASKGHNKGTSSSLVPANDPTLLFTNAGMNQFKDVFLGAEQRSYTRATTSQRCVRAGGKHNDLDNVGYTARHHTFFEMLGNFSFGDYFKEDAILFAWEFLTVVLKIPKDKLLVTVYESDNEAFSFWANKVGVPEDKIIRIGDKSVEKKFESDNFWSMGDTGPCGPCSEIFYDHGEDIPGGVPGSPEEDGDRFIEIWNLVFMQFNRQADGTMEELPKPSVDTGMGLERIAAIMQNVHSNYEIDIFQSLIKHVAKIIGTTDLENKSLRVIADHIRACSFLISDGVMPSNEGRGYVLRRIIRRAVRHGNKLGAKGPFFHKLVAKMVELMGDISDDLVNQQATVEKILLIEEEQFGKTLERGLNILDNELSQLDGKVVPGDVVFKLYDTYGFPSDLTADIARERELTIDEDGFKAAMEAQRNRARQGSNFGTDYNEMLKIDAKTEFLGYQTLTSDAQIVALIKDNAEVELLNDGQEGAIVLNKTPFYAEAGGQSGDQGVIKIGDVVFTVTDTKKAGNATVHFGSVSGVIEVNSQVIADVDVSRRKAIGLNHSVTHLAHAALRKVVGDNVQQKGSLVLPERLRFDFSHFEGVTPAQLIEVERLVNAQIRANHEVVTEVMDIDAAREAGAMALFGEKYDDEVRVVRMGDFSIELCGGTHVKRTGDIGFFKILSESGIAAGVRRVEAVTGDSALAYVHDLVAKMQDTASLVKADQNTVVAKVSQVLDRNRSLEKEVEKLNIQVASAANANLIDQVQVINGVKILVANLKGADPKSLRSSMDELKNKLQSGIIVLGIPGEGKVNLITGVTKDLIGKVKAGELVSFLAVQVGGKGGGRPDMAQAGGSNPEALPAALESVMPWLTEKL, via the coding sequence ATGACTATGTCTACAGCTGAGATCCGCAATGCGTTTCTTGATTATTTTGCCAGTAAAGGGCACAACAAAGGAACAAGTAGCTCACTTGTTCCTGCTAATGATCCAACTTTGTTATTTACAAATGCGGGCATGAACCAATTTAAAGACGTATTCCTCGGTGCAGAACAACGTTCATATACACGTGCCACAACGTCGCAACGCTGTGTACGTGCTGGTGGTAAACACAATGACTTAGATAACGTAGGTTACACTGCGCGTCACCATACATTCTTTGAAATGTTAGGTAACTTCAGCTTTGGTGATTACTTTAAAGAAGATGCGATCTTATTTGCATGGGAATTCTTAACCGTTGTTCTGAAAATACCAAAAGACAAGTTACTTGTTACTGTGTATGAAAGTGATAATGAAGCATTTTCATTCTGGGCGAATAAAGTCGGCGTGCCAGAAGATAAAATTATTCGTATTGGCGATAAATCAGTAGAGAAAAAGTTTGAATCAGATAACTTCTGGTCAATGGGTGATACTGGCCCATGTGGTCCATGTTCTGAAATATTCTACGATCACGGCGAAGACATTCCAGGTGGCGTTCCTGGCTCTCCAGAAGAAGACGGTGACCGTTTTATTGAGATCTGGAACTTAGTGTTCATGCAGTTTAACCGTCAAGCTGACGGCACTATGGAAGAATTACCAAAACCATCGGTGGATACCGGTATGGGTCTTGAGCGTATTGCTGCAATTATGCAAAACGTACATTCAAACTACGAAATCGATATCTTCCAAAGCTTAATCAAGCATGTTGCAAAGATTATCGGTACTACAGATTTAGAAAATAAATCATTACGCGTCATTGCCGATCACATCCGTGCATGTAGCTTCCTGATCTCTGACGGTGTTATGCCATCAAACGAAGGTCGTGGTTATGTGCTGCGTCGTATTATCCGTCGTGCAGTCCGTCACGGTAATAAGCTTGGCGCTAAAGGTCCATTCTTCCACAAACTGGTTGCGAAAATGGTCGAACTCATGGGTGACATTTCAGACGATTTGGTAAATCAACAAGCAACTGTTGAAAAAATCTTACTTATCGAAGAAGAGCAGTTTGGTAAAACACTAGAGCGTGGTCTGAACATTTTAGACAACGAACTGTCACAACTAGACGGCAAAGTGGTTCCGGGTGATGTGGTATTCAAACTTTACGATACCTATGGTTTCCCATCGGATTTAACCGCTGATATTGCCCGTGAACGTGAGCTAACGATTGACGAAGACGGCTTTAAAGCCGCAATGGAAGCGCAACGTAATCGCGCACGTCAAGGTTCTAACTTTGGCACTGATTACAACGAGATGCTAAAAATTGATGCGAAAACTGAATTTTTGGGTTACCAAACGCTGACATCTGATGCACAAATCGTGGCATTAATTAAAGATAACGCTGAAGTTGAGCTGTTAAATGACGGTCAAGAAGGTGCGATTGTATTAAACAAAACACCATTCTACGCAGAAGCGGGTGGCCAATCTGGTGACCAAGGTGTGATCAAAATTGGTGATGTAGTATTTACGGTAACAGATACCAAGAAAGCGGGTAATGCAACTGTTCACTTCGGGTCAGTTTCGGGTGTGATCGAAGTAAATAGCCAAGTTATCGCCGATGTTGATGTAAGTCGTCGTAAAGCGATTGGCCTTAATCACTCTGTTACTCATTTAGCACACGCCGCATTACGTAAAGTTGTTGGTGATAATGTACAACAGAAAGGTTCATTAGTATTACCGGAACGTTTACGTTTTGACTTCTCACATTTTGAAGGGGTAACGCCTGCGCAACTGATTGAAGTTGAACGCCTTGTTAACGCTCAAATTCGTGCTAACCACGAAGTTGTAACGGAAGTCATGGACATTGATGCGGCGCGTGAAGCCGGTGCAATGGCGTTATTCGGTGAGAAATACGATGATGAAGTGCGTGTCGTACGCATGGGTGACTTCTCAATCGAACTATGTGGTGGTACGCATGTTAAACGTACTGGTGACATTGGTTTCTTCAAGATCTTATCTGAGAGCGGTATTGCCGCCGGTGTACGTCGTGTTGAAGCGGTAACTGGTGATTCTGCACTGGCTTATGTGCACGATCTGGTTGCTAAAATGCAAGACACTGCAAGCTTAGTGAAAGCGGACCAAAACACAGTTGTGGCAAAAGTGAGTCAAGTACTCGACCGTAACCGCAGCCTAGAAAAAGAAGTTGAGAAGTTAAACATACAAGTCGCCAGTGCAGCGAATGCTAACTTGATCGACCAGGTACAAGTGATTAACGGTGTTAAAATACTTGTTGCTAACCTAAAAGGTGCTGATCCTAAGTCGCTACGTAGCTCGATGGATGAACTGAAGAACAAACTGCAAAGCGGTATTATTGTGCTTGGTATTCCAGGCGAAGGTAAAGTTAACCTGATCACCGGTGTAACTAAAGACTTAATCGGTAAAGTGAAAGCGGGTGAGCTAGTCAGCTTCCTTGCTGTTCAAGTTGGTGGTAAAGGTGGCGGTCGTCCAGATATGGCGCAAGCGGGTGGTTCAAACCCGGAAGCATTACCAGCAGCACTTGAATCAGTGATGCCTTGGTTAACTGAAAAACTGTAA
- the glnB gene encoding nitrogen regulatory protein P-II: MKKIEAIIKPFKLDDVREALAEIGITGMTVSEVKGFGRQKGHTELYRGAEYMVDFLPKVKLDLIVQDDDVDACIDSIVETAHTGKIGDGKIFVTAVERVIRIRTGEENEEAI; this comes from the coding sequence ATGAAAAAAATTGAAGCGATTATTAAACCGTTTAAACTGGATGATGTACGCGAAGCGCTTGCCGAGATTGGTATCACAGGGATGACTGTATCTGAAGTCAAAGGTTTTGGCCGTCAAAAAGGCCACACCGAACTTTACCGCGGTGCAGAGTACATGGTTGATTTCTTACCTAAAGTAAAACTTGATCTTATAGTGCAAGACGATGACGTTGATGCTTGTATCGACTCTATCGTTGAAACCGCTCACACGGGTAAAATTGGTGATGGTAAGATTTTTGTTACCGCTGTAGAACGTGTGATCCGTATTCGTACAGGTGAAGAAAACGAAGAAGCGATCTGA
- a CDS encoding type IV pilin protein, whose translation MANKQTGFTLVELMIVVAIVGILAGIGYPSYSAYIMSNNRNDAKTALYKAQLLQEQFYLDHGQYATSLASGATHTLSGSGWHDDSDYYSFALGASSTKNNYTIIATVEAASTQENDTDCTSFTIDHFGVTTSLNSENTVTADCW comes from the coding sequence ATGGCAAATAAACAAACCGGTTTTACCCTAGTTGAACTGATGATCGTGGTGGCGATTGTTGGCATCTTAGCGGGTATTGGTTATCCCTCTTACAGTGCTTATATTATGAGTAACAATCGTAATGATGCAAAAACGGCATTGTATAAAGCGCAGTTATTGCAAGAGCAGTTTTATTTAGATCATGGTCAGTATGCAACGTCATTAGCCAGTGGCGCGACGCATACCTTATCTGGATCTGGCTGGCATGATGACAGTGACTATTACAGTTTTGCACTTGGCGCGAGTAGTACTAAAAACAACTATACGATAATCGCGACTGTCGAAGCTGCAAGTACGCAGGAAAATGATACCGATTGTACCTCTTTCACGATTGATCATTTTGGTGTGACGACCTCGTTGAATAGCGAAAATACAGTAACAGCGGATTGCTGGTGA
- a CDS encoding pilus assembly protein: MKRIFKPVSVILFAISSLSVIADESEIYQAELKNREPQVLIILDTSSHMKDKVDYPYPNRYDPHIAYPPVSDTLGEKLADNLFGDEFYYYSKAAAATNLEHDSLVTIAKEGLANPETALNPTYTSFVNTIPRLGSNDKFESVEMNCYSALEDLDGALGAFGNSYKRWLHYSSSLFTGIRYKWLELAEESDIFYNYVECAKDIDNSVIKNPGYEHNQIISRPEGDYQGTDVNGDDIYSGDGVNDNYAEDSNRQGYPVADAERILDLTNLGNGTLDSIWNAGYGSTPYPITGSEYKAYVYSENLVKWAELAKNGSVVDGNFMLSNLQIAKKVILDLMLDTTDIKTGLEVFNSNEGYKTWSKIANNHGGRILSGIQTYDTNSARVLKDKVGDILTTRMNRSALCESLYEGYLYLYGKQIKYGDKFSLLSRPNRDRSVEEGDRNNRKYINPLMEWSQTCQTEAYIIIVSPGYHDVTDSPFNFFDCVGPIDAHDHDDDANSDIMSLPNADVSKAVEMADIDCKKNYMPVLSHWLATNDMNPSTPDVTERIITYTVGIGTVDESGNTRIPAANENLLDKTAKGGGGKYYRASDANALKTQLLNAFADIRARQNSTASNVGTSIDSSYATQNSDNVYYSMFEANVTSRWMGNLKKFKVTDAGVLSAWSEPATSTAAPVFKAALASTASGASSTTYFKNSVYSGWSTSNKTNSIKSGGVVEAYSLRSPVSGASATFNPRKIYFNNDDLTEPLVDLNIANLKEAYGLSADEDRELAIKLGIEVDVNDSDDEIRQHVAENINWLLGIDATGQEYRKDIFGDPMHSSPLVIQFGTSTNPAYPQIFIGTNAGFFHAFEDKGRTVEEKWAFIPINKLKYALSLRASGVLAAGVQREYGVDGSAVDIEYFDSTQAKHLVTFGMRRGGSAYYTLDLGKGTEPPSLKWSVDSTTPGFTELGQTWSKPVVTKVFQSSNESDNSKPVLIFSGGYDPRKDTCTTDDCSGKDTKGRAIYVVDALTGDIVESFTSADSNPSNHSFKDSIASQVAVLDSDGDGYTDRIYVGDTGGNIYRIDMPAILNTLGTSVDKTKWRVRKLANLGGDGKDDRRFFNAPSIVRARDGLNLYDGILLGSGDITRPNSDKSVQNYFYNIKDSDIYPIVWGDKVGEKPLISPIGGDDLAKISYSTPVLDPNNEDITPLSIPIDSENNINGWQFKLNEDDAADGILGGEKSLGNAVVINGVVHFNTYTPFTSDYIVTAEQCVFNQSGNSHYYQVNMNTGKIKFYRRLSNVIAKDLTVHARIYDGKSVLRILGAGKGDTTDIGGVPTPTGTIDTEVTLSPRPIYRYFNEAAL, translated from the coding sequence ATGAAAAGGATTTTCAAACCAGTAAGTGTCATCTTGTTCGCTATATCAAGCCTCAGCGTTATTGCTGATGAAAGTGAGATTTATCAAGCTGAATTAAAAAACAGAGAACCACAAGTTCTTATTATTCTAGATACATCTTCTCACATGAAAGATAAAGTTGATTATCCTTACCCTAATCGATATGACCCGCATATTGCTTATCCCCCAGTATCTGACACCTTGGGTGAAAAGTTGGCAGATAACTTATTTGGAGATGAATTTTATTATTACTCTAAAGCAGCAGCCGCTACTAATTTAGAGCATGATTCTTTAGTTACCATTGCAAAAGAAGGATTAGCAAATCCAGAAACTGCTTTAAACCCGACATATACTAGTTTTGTTAATACGATCCCTCGTCTTGGTTCTAATGATAAATTTGAATCTGTAGAGATGAATTGTTATTCGGCTTTGGAGGATTTGGATGGGGCTTTGGGGGCGTTTGGAAATAGCTATAAAAGATGGCTTCATTATTCATCAAGCTTATTCACCGGTATACGTTATAAATGGTTAGAGCTTGCTGAAGAAAGTGATATTTTTTACAATTATGTTGAATGTGCTAAAGATATAGATAATAGCGTAATAAAAAATCCTGGTTATGAACATAACCAAATAATTTCCCGTCCTGAAGGCGATTACCAAGGTACAGATGTAAATGGGGATGATATATATTCTGGAGATGGAGTGAATGATAATTATGCAGAAGACTCAAATAGACAAGGCTATCCAGTAGCCGATGCAGAAAGAATTTTAGATTTAACTAATCTTGGTAATGGAACTTTGGATTCTATTTGGAATGCTGGATATGGTAGTACGCCTTATCCAATAACAGGGTCAGAATATAAAGCTTACGTCTATTCTGAAAATTTAGTTAAGTGGGCCGAGCTAGCTAAAAATGGCAGTGTTGTTGATGGTAACTTCATGCTGTCCAATTTACAAATAGCAAAGAAAGTTATCCTAGATTTGATGTTGGATACAACGGATATAAAAACAGGCCTAGAAGTTTTTAATTCAAATGAAGGTTATAAAACTTGGTCTAAGATTGCAAATAATCATGGCGGCCGAATTTTATCTGGTATTCAAACTTATGATACTAATTCAGCTCGTGTACTTAAAGATAAAGTCGGTGATATTCTGACGACCAGAATGAATCGTTCTGCACTTTGTGAGAGTTTATACGAAGGGTATTTATATCTTTATGGTAAACAGATTAAATATGGGGATAAATTTTCTCTGTTATCTAGACCTAATCGAGATCGTAGCGTTGAAGAAGGTGATCGCAATAACCGTAAATATATAAACCCATTAATGGAATGGAGTCAAACTTGTCAAACCGAGGCATATATTATTATTGTGTCTCCTGGTTATCATGATGTCACGGACTCACCCTTTAACTTTTTTGACTGTGTTGGTCCTATTGATGCGCATGATCACGATGATGATGCAAATTCAGATATTATGAGTTTACCGAATGCCGACGTAAGCAAAGCTGTTGAGATGGCCGACATTGATTGTAAGAAAAACTATATGCCTGTTCTGTCGCACTGGCTCGCAACCAATGATATGAACCCTAGTACGCCCGATGTAACTGAACGTATTATTACTTATACTGTGGGTATTGGCACTGTCGATGAGAGTGGTAATACAAGGATTCCGGCAGCGAATGAAAACTTACTCGATAAGACTGCTAAAGGCGGAGGGGGTAAATATTATCGTGCATCTGATGCTAACGCGTTGAAAACTCAGTTGCTAAATGCTTTCGCTGATATAAGAGCAAGGCAGAATAGCACTGCAAGTAACGTCGGTACTTCTATCGATTCAAGTTATGCGACTCAAAATAGCGATAATGTTTATTATTCTATGTTTGAAGCCAATGTCACCAGTCGTTGGATGGGCAATCTGAAGAAATTTAAGGTTACGGATGCTGGCGTTTTGAGTGCTTGGAGTGAACCTGCAACATCTACTGCGGCTCCAGTTTTCAAGGCTGCATTAGCCTCTACGGCTTCAGGTGCGAGTTCGACTACGTATTTTAAGAATTCTGTTTACAGCGGCTGGAGTACAAGCAATAAAACTAACTCGATTAAGTCAGGGGGCGTGGTTGAAGCTTATTCATTACGTTCACCAGTGTCAGGCGCGAGTGCAACATTCAATCCTCGTAAAATATACTTTAACAATGATGATTTGACCGAGCCTTTAGTTGATTTGAATATTGCTAATTTGAAAGAAGCTTATGGACTATCAGCTGATGAGGATAGGGAGCTTGCGATTAAATTGGGTATTGAAGTTGATGTTAATGATTCTGATGATGAAATCCGCCAGCATGTTGCCGAAAATATTAATTGGCTATTAGGGATTGATGCAACAGGGCAAGAATATCGAAAAGATATTTTTGGTGATCCAATGCATTCATCTCCACTTGTCATCCAGTTCGGAACTTCAACCAATCCGGCTTATCCACAAATATTTATTGGTACTAATGCTGGTTTCTTCCATGCATTCGAAGACAAAGGACGAACTGTAGAAGAGAAGTGGGCTTTTATACCGATTAATAAATTGAAGTATGCACTTTCATTACGAGCTAGTGGTGTATTGGCCGCTGGTGTTCAACGTGAATATGGAGTCGATGGTTCTGCTGTTGATATTGAATATTTTGACTCTACACAAGCAAAGCACCTTGTTACATTTGGGATGCGCAGAGGCGGTAGTGCTTATTACACGCTTGATCTTGGTAAAGGCACCGAGCCGCCATCATTGAAATGGAGTGTGGATAGTACAACTCCGGGCTTTACTGAGTTAGGGCAAACGTGGTCTAAACCGGTCGTGACTAAAGTATTCCAAAGTAGTAATGAAAGTGACAATAGTAAGCCGGTATTGATATTTTCTGGTGGGTATGATCCTAGGAAAGATACATGTACTACAGATGATTGCTCTGGTAAAGATACAAAAGGACGGGCTATTTATGTGGTCGATGCGTTAACTGGTGATATCGTTGAATCTTTTACAAGCGCAGATTCTAATCCAAGTAATCATAGTTTTAAAGATAGTATTGCCAGTCAAGTCGCGGTGCTTGATAGTGATGGTGATGGTTATACGGACCGTATTTATGTTGGTGATACCGGTGGTAACATTTATCGAATCGATATGCCCGCAATATTGAATACGTTAGGAACTTCAGTTGATAAAACGAAGTGGAGAGTTCGAAAGCTAGCGAATTTAGGTGGCGATGGCAAAGATGATCGTCGATTTTTTAATGCCCCATCAATTGTTAGAGCAAGAGATGGCCTTAATTTATATGATGGTATCTTATTAGGCAGTGGCGATATTACACGGCCTAATTCGGATAAATCGGTTCAAAATTATTTTTATAATATTAAAGATAGTGATATTTATCCTATAGTTTGGGGGGATAAGGTAGGTGAAAAGCCACTAATTTCTCCGATAGGTGGTGATGACTTAGCGAAAATTTCATATTCAACACCAGTACTTGATCCAAATAATGAAGACATAACACCTTTATCTATACCAATTGATAGTGAAAATAATATTAACGGTTGGCAATTTAAATTGAATGAAGATGATGCCGCTGATGGTATATTAGGCGGTGAGAAGTCGCTAGGTAATGCTGTTGTTATCAATGGCGTGGTTCATTTTAATACCTATACCCCTTTTACTAGTGATTATATTGTTACAGCTGAACAGTGTGTTTTTAATCAATCAGGGAATAGTCATTATTATCAGGTTAATATGAATACTGGTAAAATCAAATTTTATCGCCGTTTATCGAATGTAATAGCAAAAGACCTTACTGTTCATGCTCGAATTTATGATGGTAAATCAGTATTACGTATTTTAGGTGCAGGTAAGGGAGATACTACTGATATCGGAGGAGTGCCAACCCCCACCGGTACTATCGATACTGAGGTAACGTTAAGTCCACGCCCTATCTACCGTTACTTCAATGAGGCTGCCCTATAA
- a CDS encoding PilW family protein, translating into MTVKQAGFNLVELIISMVIGLVLMMSITTMFVDTKVSANRSSTVSSLQQQAQLALQVLVEDVRSIGSWAEFSGEGLTGVPSAVATAIADGGCNMLPASVASSTSGITAGANVSTAGCLATGFTITDDSDVLFIARVRGTIIASGAVSSNGNYVAISSYQATSFKGSTLPNIENALIYPYIHHTYFTQNHASEGSRLSRFSFIDNAFVNDFVVNNIERIRINFGVDSNGDGRANSYIESSGITRLMWNSNQIVAARIYVLARAKNKDLTLNNNDAFNDRFTPFDPPNDDNYRRFLLSTTVVIINNMMAVTQ; encoded by the coding sequence ATGACAGTGAAGCAAGCGGGTTTTAACTTAGTTGAACTGATTATTTCGATGGTAATTGGTTTAGTGCTTATGATGTCTATCACAACTATGTTTGTGGATACGAAGGTATCGGCTAACCGCTCTTCGACCGTATCTAGCTTACAGCAGCAGGCACAGCTAGCGCTGCAGGTCTTAGTCGAAGATGTGCGCAGTATTGGCAGTTGGGCTGAGTTTTCGGGGGAAGGATTGACGGGTGTACCGTCTGCGGTTGCTACCGCTATTGCTGATGGAGGCTGTAATATGCTACCCGCAAGTGTTGCAAGTAGTACTAGTGGGATCACGGCAGGTGCGAATGTAAGCACCGCAGGTTGCCTTGCTACTGGCTTTACTATTACGGATGATAGTGATGTTTTATTTATCGCACGTGTCCGAGGTACCATAATCGCTTCTGGTGCGGTAAGTTCTAATGGCAACTATGTAGCTATTTCATCTTATCAAGCGACATCATTTAAAGGTAGTACCCTCCCTAATATTGAAAACGCCCTTATATACCCTTATATACACCATACCTATTTTACACAAAATCACGCCTCAGAAGGTTCGAGATTAAGTCGTTTCAGTTTTATTGATAATGCATTTGTTAATGATTTCGTGGTGAATAACATTGAACGTATTCGCATTAATTTTGGCGTTGATAGCAATGGCGATGGTCGCGCGAATAGCTATATCGAGAGCAGTGGCATTACCAGGTTAATGTGGAATAGTAATCAAATTGTCGCCGCGCGCATTTATGTACTCGCTCGCGCTAAAAATAAAGATCTGACCTTAAATAACAATGATGCTTTTAATGACAGATTTACGCCTTTTGATCCACCGAATGATGATAACTATCGCCGTTTTTTATTAAGTACAACGGTCGTTATCATCAATAACATGATGGCGGTGACACAATGA
- a CDS encoding type IV pilus modification PilV family protein, producing MRSRTESGFSLIEVMITSFILAVGLLGIVALQGIAKKSLADTDKQIQASFLARTALEELRADTRWLTAYSSAAQNTIITDILTNAASSASLNNMALCRNITGLGSGSGTVTFAVSWQIQNAASSSGAVNGAACGQAISNRRQVVLTSLISEAI from the coding sequence ATGCGATCTAGAACGGAATCTGGATTCAGTCTCATTGAAGTGATGATCACATCATTCATCCTTGCCGTTGGCCTGTTGGGCATAGTGGCATTGCAAGGGATTGCGAAGAAATCATTAGCAGATACAGACAAGCAAATTCAAGCCTCTTTTCTTGCGCGTACCGCGTTGGAAGAATTACGCGCGGATACCCGTTGGCTTACAGCCTATTCCAGCGCTGCCCAAAACACCATCATCACCGACATTCTCACGAATGCAGCCAGTTCTGCGTCACTCAATAATATGGCGTTATGCCGTAATATTACAGGTTTAGGTTCAGGCTCTGGAACCGTCACCTTCGCGGTGAGTTGGCAGATTCAAAACGCAGCAAGTTCATCAGGAGCTGTTAATGGCGCTGCATGCGGTCAGGCAATCAGTAATCGCCGACAAGTGGTATTAACCAGTTTGATCTCGGAGGCTATATGA
- the ispH gene encoding 4-hydroxy-3-methylbut-2-enyl diphosphate reductase: MEILLANPRGFCAGVDRAISIVERALELFETPVYVRHEVVHNRYVVDGLKENGAVFVEDLDEVPDGRVVIFSAHGVSKAVQAEAKRRDLKVFDATCPLVTKVHMEVTRASRRGIECVLIGHKGHPEVEGTMGQYDNADGGMYLVESIADVAALDVKDMANLTYSSQTTLSVDDCSGIIDALRERFPAIKGPRKDDICYATQNRQDAVSKLAGMVDIMFVVGSKNSSNSNRLREKSENLGVPSYLIDNADDIDPVLLEGKLKVGVTAGASAPKILIDQVVEKLKSCGGKLVTEVEGRAENTIFEVPAELRIKQVN; encoded by the coding sequence ATGGAAATTTTACTCGCTAATCCTCGTGGGTTCTGTGCTGGTGTGGACCGTGCTATTAGCATTGTGGAACGTGCACTTGAGTTATTTGAAACCCCTGTTTATGTACGTCATGAAGTTGTACATAACCGTTATGTGGTTGATGGCCTAAAAGAGAACGGTGCTGTTTTTGTCGAAGATCTTGATGAAGTGCCAGATGGTCGTGTGGTTATTTTTAGTGCACACGGGGTATCAAAAGCAGTGCAAGCTGAAGCTAAACGTCGTGACTTAAAGGTATTTGATGCTACTTGCCCATTAGTAACAAAAGTCCACATGGAAGTAACACGTGCCAGTCGCCGTGGTATTGAATGTGTATTGATCGGTCATAAAGGGCACCCCGAAGTCGAAGGCACTATGGGTCAGTATGATAATGCTGATGGTGGTATGTATCTGGTTGAGTCGATCGCTGATGTGGCAGCATTAGACGTTAAAGATATGGCAAACCTAACTTACAGTTCGCAGACGACGTTATCGGTAGATGATTGCTCTGGCATCATTGACGCACTGCGTGAGCGTTTTCCTGCGATCAAGGGGCCACGTAAAGATGATATTTGTTATGCAACACAGAATCGTCAGGATGCGGTGTCTAAATTAGCGGGCATGGTTGACATTATGTTTGTGGTTGGCTCGAAAAATTCATCGAACTCGAACCGTTTACGTGAGAAGTCTGAAAACCTTGGTGTACCGTCTTACTTGATTGATAATGCTGATGATATTGATCCGGTATTATTGGAAGGTAAGCTCAAAGTCGGTGTTACTGCGGGTGCATCTGCACCGAAGATCTTAATCGATCAAGTGGTTGAAAAATTGAAAAGTTGTGGTGGCAAGTTGGTGACTGAAGTGGAAGGTCGTGCCGAAAATACGATATTTGAAGTGCCTGCTGAATTACGTATCAAACAAGTAAATTAA
- the fkpB gene encoding FKBP-type peptidyl-prolyl cis-trans isomerase: MTVNVATIGDDSQVLMHFTITLADGSVADSTKLQGKPAKLVIGDGSLTPNFERCLLGLTVGDKNKFELQPEDAFGQPNPDNIYYLDRAKFTEVKAEVGLIVGFTQPDGAELPGMIRDVIGDSVTVDFNHPLAGQIVTFEVEILKINAE, encoded by the coding sequence ATGACAGTTAACGTAGCAACAATTGGCGATGATAGCCAAGTACTCATGCATTTCACTATTACTTTAGCAGACGGTTCTGTTGCAGATAGTACCAAACTACAAGGTAAACCAGCTAAGTTAGTGATTGGTGATGGCAGTTTAACCCCTAATTTTGAGCGTTGTTTACTCGGTTTAACTGTTGGCGATAAGAACAAGTTTGAACTGCAACCAGAAGATGCGTTCGGACAGCCGAATCCAGATAATATTTACTACTTAGACCGGGCTAAGTTTACGGAAGTGAAAGCGGAAGTAGGCTTAATTGTTGGTTTTACTCAGCCAGATGGCGCTGAGTTACCCGGTATGATCCGTGACGTGATTGGTGACTCGGTCACTGTCGACTTTAATCATCCGTTGGCTGGACAAATCGTGACGTTTGAAGTTGAAATTTTAAAAATTAATGCAGAATAA
- the lspA gene encoding signal peptidase II, with protein sequence MTVGTYKRTGLIWLWLAVIAFFIDLGTKSFVVSHFQLGESVNILPIFNFTYARNYGAAFSMLADAGGWQRWFFGVIAVSVSGLLIYWLKQQSAKQYWSNIAYALILGGALGNLYDRIIHGYVIDFLHVYWDTSHFPIFNLADTWICIGAAMLILEAIMESKNDKESSNDS encoded by the coding sequence ATGACCGTAGGCACATACAAGAGAACGGGATTAATTTGGCTGTGGCTAGCCGTTATTGCATTTTTTATTGATTTGGGTACCAAGTCTTTTGTAGTCAGTCATTTTCAATTAGGTGAATCGGTAAATATATTACCTATATTCAATTTCACCTATGCACGTAACTATGGTGCCGCCTTTAGCATGCTTGCTGACGCAGGTGGTTGGCAACGTTGGTTCTTTGGCGTGATCGCGGTATCGGTTTCTGGCTTGTTGATTTATTGGTTAAAGCAACAATCAGCCAAGCAATATTGGAGCAACATTGCTTATGCGCTCATTTTAGGGGGTGCATTAGGCAATTTATATGACCGTATTATTCACGGATATGTAATCGATTTTTTACATGTGTATTGGGATACCAGCCATTTCCCAATCTTTAATTTAGCAGACACCTGGATCTGTATTGGTGCCGCGATGTTGATCTTGGAAGCCATTATGGAAAGCAAAAATGACAAGGAATCATCAAATGACAGTTAA